The Streptococcus parasanguinis genomic sequence TGATTGACAATGGAACAGTTAAGAAGGGACATGTCGTTGTCATTCGTTACGAAGGTCCTCAGGGTGGACCTGGTATGCCAGAGATGCTAGCGCCAACCTCTAAGATTGTCGGACGCGGTCTTGGTAAGGATGTGGCACTGATTACGGATGGTCGTTTCTCAGGAGCTACTCGTGGGATTGCTATTGGTCACGTTTCTCCAGAAGCAGCAGAAGGTGGAAATATCGCCCTAATTGAAGATGGGGATGAAATCGTGATTGACCTTCCAAATCGTACTATTGATTTGATTGTCGATGATGCCACTCTTGCAGAACGTCGCAAACATTTGAAACCTTTCAAATCAAAAATCTCCAGCGGTTGGTTGCGTCGCTATACAGCCTTTGCTAAATCAGCTAATGTCGGCGGAACCTTGATGAGTGACGAAGAATTCGAAGAACGGAAAGCAGAACGTCAAGCCCAAGAAAAATAAGAAAAAACCTTTCCTGCTATGTGATATCACAAGCAAGAAAGGTTTTTTAGTGGAACCATTATTTGGTGCGCATTTCACCTTGAGGGAAGTAGGTTCCTTCAGGCATATCGTTAATGATGACGTGAACAGCTGACTGAGGAGCACCAGTATTGCGGACAACAG encodes the following:
- a CDS encoding 4-oxalocrotonate tautomerase, translated to MPFVRIDLFEGRTLEQKKALAKEVTEAVVRNTGAPQSAVHVIINDMPEGTYFPQGEMRTK